TTTACTCCGTGGTCTCGGCCACGCCCTGATCTTCCCCCAGAAACCCGCCACTCTGGTGGTGCCAAAGCCGCGCGTAGGTGCCGTTTTTACCGAGCAACTCGGCATGGGTGCCTTGTTCGATGATGCGTCCGTCATCCATGACGATGAGCCGGTCCATGGCCGCAATCGTGGACAAACGGTGGGCGATGGCTATTACGGTTTTGCCCTGCATCATTTCATCGAGGCTTTCCTGGATGGCCACTTCGACCTCCGAATCCAGCGCGCTTGTGGCCTCATCAAGTAACAGGATCGGAGCGTTCTTGAGCATCACCCGGGCAATCGCAACGCGTTGACGCTGGCCGCCCGAGAGCTTGATACCGCGCTCACCTACAAGGGTGTCGTAGCCGGAATGCCCTTGCTTGTCGCTCAGTTGGCTGATGAATCCATCGGCTTGAGCATTGGCCGCGGCGCTGCGGATTTGCGCATCGGTCGCATCGGGACGACCGTAGGCGATGTTGTCGCGAATGGAGCGGTGCAGCAGCGACGTGTCCTGCGTGACCATGCCAATGGCGCTGCGCAGACTGTCTTGGGTGACCTGCGCAATGTTTTGGCCATCGATGCGAATCTCTCCCTTGTCCACGTCATAAAAGCGCAACAGCAGGTTGATGAGTGTGGATTTCCCGGCACCGGAGCGACCCACCAGGCCGATCTTCTCGCCCGGGCGGATGGTCAGGCTCAGAGCATCGAGTACCTGACGTTCGCCGTTGTAGTTGAAACTCACATTGTCGAAGGTCACCGCGCCGCCAGTGGTCACCAGTCCGGCCGCGTCCGGCGCATCCTGCACCTTGGGGCCGCGGGCCAGGGTGGCCATGCCGTCTTGTACGGTGCCGATGTTCTCGAAGAGTGAGGTCATTTGCCACATGATCCAGTGCGACATGCCATTGATGCGTAACGCCATGGCGGTAATCGCGGCGACGGCGCCGGTGCCGACTTCACCCTGGTGCCACAGCCACAAGGCATAACCGCCCGCGCCCATGATCAAACCGACCACCAATGCCTGATTGACGATTTCGAATTGGCTGACAAGACGCATCTGGCGTAAACCGGTGAGCTTGAAGTCCTCCATCGCAGCGCGCGCGAAGTGGGCTTCGCGTTTGGAGTGGGAGAACAGCTTTACGGTGGTGATGTTGGTGTAGGCATCCGAGATACGTCCGGTCATCGATGACCGCGCATTGGCCTGTTCCTGGCCGACCTTTCCCAGGCGCGGCACGAAGTACAGCATGGCCAGACCGAACAACGTCACCCAGGCAATGAAAGGCAGCATGAGCTTGAGGTCAAAACCGCCGGCCAAGGCAATGATGGCGATGAAGTACACCCCGATCCCGGGTGCGATCTCGATCAGGGTAAACAGCACTTCGCGCACCGACAGCGCTGTCTGCATCACCTTGGTGGTGACACGGCCAGAGAACTCATCGGAGAAAAACGAAAGGCTCTGTCGCAGCATCAGCCGGTGGAAGTCCCAGCGCAGCCGCAACGGCAGATTGATCGCCAATATCTGGTGCTGCACCATCGTGCGCAACGCTACCAGGCCAATGCTGGTCACCAACACGATGCCGATGCCCCACAGTACTCGGGTTTCCTGCATGGCCGCCTCGCCGCCGGACTGCCAGGTTGATAGCAGGTCCACGACCTGCCCGAGAAAGGAAAAGAGCCAGGCTTCGTACATCGAAACACCGGCACTGAGCACCGCGAGTGCGAGGATATAGCCGCGAGCGCCCCGTGTGCAGGCCCAGAGAAACCGCGCCAGACCATCGGGCGGTGGCGGTACTTCATCGGGAGGGAAGGGGTCTAGCCATTGTTCAAACGCGCGAAGCATAGTGATCTCCAAAACGATCCAGTAAGGAGATTCTGGCATTTAATGACCGGCTTGAGGGTTTTGTAGGGGAAGTCAGTTATTCGGCCAGCAGCTTTTCTACTTGATCGTCTGCGAAGGGCGGGGAGCCGTGGTGTGCAGGAATCAATACGGTTGGCCGGAGTGATGGGCACATTGCTGAGTCAGGAAGCAGATGCTGCCTTGTCTCGGCAAAGCCGTCTGCGCATCAATGCATTTTCAAGCTCGACATAAAGGCCCGGCGACTTCAGCCGGGCCCACGATTGATGCTGTCGCTTTGGTGCCCTGCCATACAGCGCCGTAATCGCTTCTGTGCTGTGCCGAGTCGCTTTTTTCTTGGGGGCGGTGTTTGGAAGTCCTTAGAAACGCATGCCTTTAAAGGGATTCCAGCCCTGTTCGCCTTTTACTTCTTTAAGGTAATAGGCGTAGTTCGTCACGATGGCGTACGTGAAGGAAAATCCGACACCCAAACCGTTGTCCAGAGCCTTTGGAAACTCCATTCCCAATATCGCGAAGATGACGACTAACACGACGTACACGAGAAATATCGTGCCTAGAAGGGCCAGGTTTTTCTTCCATAGACCGAGCACGAAGAGGTAGATCGGACCGAAGAAAAACGCGATCACGTTGGCGTTGATCAACACTTTTTTACCGAAGGTAGGCAGTGTTTTTAGTGCTGCCTTGTAGCGGGGGTCGCCGGGTGCTCCGTTTGTGTCGAAGAAGGCAAAACGTTCCTGCCATTTCGCACTGTATTTGCTCGTGCCTTGAACCTGTTCGGTGGTGCTCATGGTTGCTGTCCCTCTGTTCCATTGATGGGTGTTTTCTTCCGGGAATTCCATTCATATCTTTCCAGGTGTCATTACCTCCGGCACTACAAGTGAGTAAATCTTCGATTAGGTGTCCGGACTTCGTTTGCCCCCGAACACGTCGCAAATGTCGACCGGTCAGGGCATGTGCCTTGCGCACATCCAAAATCACCGGGCTAGCTTCGCAGTATTCTACCCTTGAAGAAAGCTGAACCGGTTCATCTGCTGGCAACCCCGTCCACAACATTAGCATTCGCGAATGCCAGGCATCCGAAGGAGTTCGAACAATGGCGCTGGCTCGACGTCAGTTCAATACACTCACCTTGCTGAGCCTTCTCGGCGTTGGAGCACTGACCATGAAACACACGGACGCTGCGAACGCCTTGCAGACTTTGATGCTGAAAGCCAATGGAGGCATTCCGAACAACCCGACGCTGCCCGTGCTGATTTACCCCGCCGCGCTCGACGTGACCGGCGCTGATCCGGCATCTCTGTTTGAACGCACGTTCGCGGCCAATGGCTGGCCGCCGCAATGGCGCTACGGAGTCTTCACCTACCACCACTATCACACCCGTGGGCACGAGGTGCTGGGTGTCTATGCCGGCAAGGCGCGATTGATGCTGGGAGGACCAAATGCCCACGTGATCGAGGTGAAGGCCGGCGATGTGTTGTTGCTGCCTGCCGGGACAGGGCATTGCAACCTCGGCTCAAGCAACGACTTTAGGGTAGTCGGCGCTTATCCGCCCGGGCAGGAGGGCGATATCAATCGTGACCCGGCCACGCCTGCGCAGATAGCACAGATTGCACACCTGCCGTTTCCCCACACCGATCCAGTGCTGGGCAATGACGGCGGAGTAGTGGAGCACTGGCGCAGTTGAAGATCTTTACGGTTTTTTTACGGCGCCTCGCTTTTCGATACCGATAATGAGCGCGGGTTTTTTCAAACGCCTGCTGCGACGAATATGACGCGTGTTTAATGCACAGTCGTGCTGCGTTGCACCTCAGACATCGTCGTCTGCAATCTGCGTGGCCTACAAGGCATCGCTGCATCCCGACCAGTCCATCCATTCGGCTCTGAATCCCAAGAATTTGCGCTTCGGCCACCCACTTCGAGACGCAGAAATTGAGCGATAACCGATCCAGTTTTACTGAAGCCACTGCGCCCAAAACTTCAGCGGCGGCGATGCTGGTTGCTGCGGTCGGCGTGGTATACGGCGACATCGGAACAAGCCCCCTTTACACGCTCAAAGAAGTCTTCTCGGGTCACTACGGCGTCCAGGCGAACGAAGCCGGTGTGTTGGGCATTCTGTCGCTTATTTTCTGGTCCCTTATCTGGGTGGTGTCCGCAAAATACGTACTGTTCATTCTGCGCGCAGATAATCAGGGCGAAGGCGGGATCATGGCATTGACGGCTTTGGCCCGGCGTGCGTCCGCGCACTATCCCCTACTGAGCAAAACCCTGGTATTACTTGGGGTGTTTGGCGCCGCGCTGTTTTATGGCGACAGCATGATCACTCCGGCCATCTCCGTACTCTCGGCCGTTGAAGGGCTGCAACTTGCTTTCGACGGAATAGAGAACTGGGTGGTGCCGCTGTCAGTGGTAGTTCTGGTCGGTTTGTTCTTGATACAGAGACACGGGACGGCGCGCCTCGGCGTGCTGTTCGGACCGGTGATGGTGCTGTGGTTTACGGTGCTGGGGGGACTCGGCATCTACGGCATCTTGCAGCGTCCTGAAGTACTTCAAGCACTGAATCCGGTCTGGGCAGTCAACTTTTTTGCGGCGTATCCGGGCATCGGCATCACCATACTGGGCGCCGTTGTACTGGCCTTGACCGGCGCGGAGGCGCTGTATGCCGACATGGGGCACTTCGGACGCAAGCCGATTGCCCGTGCCTGGTTCTTGCTGGTACTGCCGGGCCTTGCGCTGAATTACTTTGGGCAGGGCGCGCTCATATTGGGCAACCCGGAAGCGGTGCGAAATCCGTTTTATCTTCTGGCGCCTGAGTGGGCGCTGTTGCCAATGGTTGCGCTGTCAACGCTGGCAACGATCATCGCGTCTCAAGCTGTGATTTCCGGCGCATTCTCACTCACACGTCAAGCCATGCAGTTGGGATACGTTCCCCGGATGTTCATCCAGCACACCTCAAGCCAGGAGCAGGGGCAGATCTACATCGGCGCCGTTAACTGGATGCTGATGGTAGGCGTAGTGCTGCTGGTCATCGGCTTTGAATCGTCCAGCGCCCTCGCGGCCGCTTACGGTGTGGCTGTCACGGGCACGATGCTGATCACGACGATTCTGGCTTCGGCGGTTGTGCTGCTGCTGTGGAAGAGTCCCCGGTGGTTCGCGATACCGATGCTGGTGGGGTTTTTGCTGGTCGACATCCTGTTCTTCAGTGCCAACGCAGCCAAGATTTTCCAGGGAGGCGCCTTTCCTGTGGTCGCAGGCATCGTGCTGTTCATCTTGATGACGACATGGAAGAAGGGCCGCAGGATTATCCTGGAGAGGCTCGATGAAACCTCGCTTCAGTTGCCCGCTTTCATCGACAGCATTCGCGCACAGTCCCCGCACCGTGTGCGCGGCACCGCAGTTTTCCTGACAGCCAAGGCCGATGGCGTGCCGCACGCGCTGCTGCATAACCTGCTGCACAACCAGGTGCTTCATGAGCGCGTGGTGTTGCTGACTGTGGTGTCGGAAGACACGCCCAGGGTGTCGCCGGATCGAAGATTTGAAATCCAGGCGCAGGGTGAGGGCTTCTACAGGGTCAGTCTGCACTTTGGTTTTATCGAGCAGCCTGATGTCCCGCAAGCGCTGAAGCTTTGCCAGATGAACGACCTGCGTTTCGATCCGATGAAAACGACCTTTTTTCTCAGTCGCGAAACGGTTATTTCCACCTCTCGCACAGGAATGTCGCGCTGGAGAGAGCGCCTGTTTTCGGTGATGTTGAAAAACGCCAACGGAAACCTGAAGTACTTCAAGCTTCCGCTCAACCGTGTCATCGAGCTGGGTACACAGGTCGAGATGTGACCTGCTTACTCGATTCCCACGCATCTTACTGGGCCAGAATCATCGCGAAATAGCCAAACACCGTCAGCAAAATGCCGGACACCGCATAAGCCACTGGAAAGCCAATCCAGGGCACGGTGCTGTCGATTTCTTTAGCGGCTTCACGCGCGGGACCAGAATGACTTCGCGCGCCTGCTACGCCGCCCATGAGGATCGCGGGGTTGATCTTGAAGACATGAAACCCCACCGCCCAGACGATAAAGGGCGGGATCGTACAGGCCACGAAACCGAGGAAAAAGATCTTCAACGCGATGATTGCGCTGATTTGCGAAACGAGATTTGCACCCGCATTCACGCCGACAATCGCGACAAAGAAAATCAGTCCCATGTCTTCAAGAATATTGCGCGCAGCGTTCGGTGTGTTGCCGAAGAATCGAACCCGCGACACCAGCGACGAAACAATAATCCCCGAGACCAACAGCCCGCCAGCGTTGCCCAAACCAACTGCCGCACCGAATGCCGGTACTTGAATCAGGCCGATCAGCAACCCAAGAACCATACCCAGCGACAGCGTCAGGAGATCCGTCGCGGTACTCGGCCGGGCCACTTTGCCAAGTAAGGCCGTGGCTTTGTCGATGGCACTGCGAAGACCGATCAGGTGCATGACATCGAGTCGTTGCAGGCGCGTTTCCAGGCCGACGGGAATTGGCGCGCCGCCGCGTTCAATACCTACCAACTGCACTTGTCCTGCAATCGGCGACTGGCTGAAATCCTTGAGCGCCTTGCCTATGGCGTCGTGGTGAGTCACCAGGATGACCGCCTCATCCAAGGGTATATTCAGCGCCCGCGCGTCTGGTACTTCAGGGCCGATAAGCCCCATGTGGTCGGTCAATGCATCCAGGCTGCCACCAAGGGCAATCACGTCGCCCAATTGCAGTACCAACGCCGGGTCCGCACCCAGCAGCTTGTCACCCCGCTCGACATTCTCGATTTGGTAGAGCGCGAAGCGTTCGCGAAATTGCGCGATGCTTCGCCCCGCCAATTCTTGATTCACCAACCTGTAAGCGCGAAGGTCAAACGGACGATACCCGCTGAGCCCTGCGTCATCGACATTGGGCACACCGTGTTCGATCTCATAGTCTTTGGCCGCCTTGCGCGCATCGACTCGCCACCAGCGTGGCAGGTACTTGCAGATCAGAATGATGCCGACCGTTCCCCAGATATAGGTGATGCCATAGGACAACGCGATCATCGCCGTCGCTGCCGCCGCCGTTGTGCCGGGCGGCAGGGGCACGACTCCCGAGGTGATGGCCTGCTCGGCTGAGCCAATGGCGGCCGACATGGTCTGCGAACCGGCGAGAATACCGCCCGCTGCGCCCACCGGAAGGGCCAGCAGCCGAACACCGAGCACGACGATGCCAAGTCCCAGAAACGACGAGAGAATGGCCAGGAACGTGAACTTCAGGCCATCTCCCTTCAAGCTATTGATGAATGAAGGACCGACGCGCAGCCCGACCCCGTACATAAACAAGTAATAAAACAGACTCTTGGTGAAGTTATCGAGCTCGAAATGCACGCCGTAGTAAGACGCCCAGGTTGCAATGGCGCAGCCGATTACGATCGCCCCGGCTACCGCGCCAAGCCCATAGCCCTTGATCGTGCCCCGGCCCACCCAGACGGACAGGCCCACCACCAGAAAGAGAAGGATGTAGGGGTTGTGTTGCAGAAAGGTAAAGAAAGCATTCACGTCGATTCGCACCCGGCTGGTCACGCTAAGGCACCGGGCATCGAGGCCCGGTGAGTGTGGTGTGCGTTCAGGCGACGTTCGGGGTGTCAGCCGGAATCACCGGAGTTGCGATGGCGCCATGGCTGAAGCTGGGGCCCGCATCAGAGTGCTCGACCCGATTCTTTTGCAGATAGTCCAGAGCCTTGCGCAGGTCGTCCAGCAGCAGTGCGACGAGGTCGCGACTTACGCCATGTCGCACCAAAACCCGCTGCACTACGATGTTTTGCCGATCAGACGGCAGAGGGTAGGAGGCGATCTGCCAACCGCGCATGCGCACCCGTTCCGACAGATCATAGAGCGTGAAGCCATGGTCGATTCCGTCCTTGAGCTTGTAGCAAACCGCCGGCAGGCCGTCTTTCCCGTTGTAGACCAGCTCCAGCGAAGGGAACTTCAGGATTTCCGCCGCCAGCCACTGCGCCGTGTCGGAGCAGGCTTGCTGAATGCGCGTGTAACCGTCGCGTCCAAGGCGCAGAAAGTTGTAGTACTGAGCAATGATTTCACCGCCTGGCCGGCTGAAATTCAGCGCGAAGGTCGCCATGTTGCCGCCCAGGTAGTCCACGTAAAAGATCAGCTCTTCTGGCAAGTCATCAGTGGAACGCCAGATCACCCAGCCGACGCCCAGCGGTGCCAGGCCATATTTGTGGCCTGAGGCGTTGATGGATTTGACGCGCTCGATCACGAAGTCCCACTCCAGCTCCTGCTGGATAAACGGCGCGATGAAGCCGCCACTGGCGGCGTCAACATGGATCGGGATATCAAGGCCGAGATCGCGTTGCATCGCGTCCAGTTCAGCCGCCAGAGCTGCCACGGGTTCATAGATGCCGGTGAAGGTCACGCCCAGGGTCGCTATAACACCAATCGTGTTGTCGTCACAGTATTCACGAAGGTCGGCTGGCAGCAGGCCAAGCGCGTTGCCACGCAGCGGCACCTCGCGAATTTCCACATCAAAGTACCGTGCAAACTTTTTCCAGCAGATCTGTACGGGACCGCACACAAAGTTCGGCTTGTCGGTCGGCAGGCCCGCCGCTTCCCTGCGTTTTTTCCAGCTCCACTTCAGGGCCAGGCCGCCGAGCATCGCAGCCTCACTGGACCCCGTGGTTGAGCAACCAACGGTTTGCCACGACTTCGGTGCATGCCACAGGTCCGCAATGATGTGCACGCAGCGGTTTTCGATCTCCGCCGTCTGGGGGTACTCGTCTTTGTCAATCATGTTTTTGTCGAGAGCATCGGCCATCAACTGCTTCACTTCCGGCTCGACCCAGGTGGTGCAGAATGTCGCCAGGTTCTGTCGGGAGTTGCCATCAAGCAGCAACTCGTCGCGCACAAGGTTGTAGGCGGCGGAGGGCGTGGTTGACTGATTGGGGAGCCGGTACTTGGGCAATTTATGCTGAGAGGAGCCACTGGAGTAAACGTCTTCGATGGCTTGATCCTGAATCTCTACGGTTTTATGAAGTGCCATGAAATCCTGCTCTTGAGTGAGGGAAATGGCGTAGACGCTGATCGATAGCGACCGATCTGGCTGCGTCAGGAAGAGAGCGAACTAACGGCTAGCAAAAGTTGGTAGTTGTCAGTGAATGAACCGCCAGCGCCCTGCGTACGGGCGAACAGCTGAGCATTCACCGTGCCCGATGGTGCGCGGGTTTTATCCCCGGACATTGACAAAGATCATTAACGGCGCAGATGTCTCGAATTGCTGCGAGCCTGGGACCACCGACTTAAGGCGATCCAACCGATCTGGATCATTTGTCCCTGTGCGGGATGTAGTTCTGTAGCCGGTCCGTTTCAGCTTTGACCGCCGAATAACACTCGCAGCTGAGCGCTTCCAGTTTCTGACGATCAAGGACTTTGATGAGACCACGGTTGTATTCGATAACACCCAGGCGCTGCAATTTCCCTGCAGCTTCCGTGACACCTTCGCGACGTACGCCGAGCATGTTGGCAATCAGTTCTTGAGTCATGTTCAGCTGGTTACTGCGCAAGCGGTCCAGGGACAACAGCAGCCACCGGCATAATTGCTGGTCGATCGAATGATGGCGATTGCAAAGTGCGGTCTGTGAGATCTGAGTAATCAGTGCCTGGGTGTAGCGCAGCATCAGCAGCAGCAGATCGCCATGGCGCTCGAACTCCATTTTTATCTTTTGACCTGGCAGTCGAAACGCATTGCCTGCACTCTGAACCACTGCGCGGCTCGAGGTACTGTCCCCACCCATGAACAAGGCGATGCCGACCAGCCCTTCGTTACCGACGACGGCTATTTCCGCTGACTCGCCGCTTTGCGTCACATGCACCAGAGAGACGATGCAGTCGATGGGGAAATACACATGGCTAAGCGTGTCTCCAGGTTCACACAACACCTGACCCAATGTCAGGGTGACCGGCTCCAGGTGCGGAGCCAGGCGCTTGAATTCCTCGTGATTAAGCGCTGCAAGTAGATAGTTGTGAGTCCTCTGCGGTGGAACAAGCATTAGCAATTTCCGTATCAAGGGGGGATTCGCTCAGTCAGCGTAACCCGGTGCTTCTGAAGGCAGTCGATGGGCGTCTCGCCGTCGAAAAGCATGTGTATTCAGGCGCTTGTGGGGAAGGCAAGGGCGCACGGCACTCGACACGAGCCCGGCGCACGCCTTTAAGTCGGCAGGCGCGGTTTTATTGAAGCTCTGGCGCCTGGTGATGGCTGTCACTGAGTTCAGACAAGGGCAGCAGGAGGGTAAAGCGGCTGCCCAGTCCCAGTCCGTTGCTGTGAGCTGCTACGTTGCCTCCATGGGCTTTTACCAGCTCACGGACCACCGTCAAACCAATCCCCAAGCCCTTCTTGTTGATGCTTAACGCATGTTCATCCTGAATGAAGGGCTCAAAGATCATCGGCAGAGCGTGGGCTGATATACCCACACCATCGTCTGAGACTTCGATCCGCGCCCACTGGCCCTCGACACTGTAAGAGAGCGCGATCACGCCGTGGGTGGGGGAAAATTTGGATGCATTACCCAGTAAGTTTGACAACACTTGAGTGAGCCGTAGTTGATCTGCGTCAATGTATGACGTCACGGCGCAAGCATTGACTTGCAGCGTTTGATGTTTGGCCGAAATCAATGGCTCGCACACGTCTATCGCTTGCTGGATGACCTGCGAAAAATCGATGGTTTTAAGCGTCAGGCGCAGCTTTCCGGTGCTGGCGCGGCTCACGTCGACCAGATCTTCAACCAGCCGCGTCAGGTGCTCGATGTGTCTGCCGATAATTGCGTGCAGCCGGGGAACGTCTTTTGTGTTGACGTTCGCCAGCATTTCAGTGCTCAGGCTAAGGGGCGCCAAGGGCGCGCGAAGCTCATGCGCCACCATGGCCAGGATAAATTTTTCCTGGCGTAAGGTAGCTTCCGCCTGCTCCTGTAACGCTTGCGCATTCAGCGCCGCGAGTACCAGCGCGCCATTGGCCTCGCGCATTTGCATCATCAAGGCCGCCGGTATGGCAGAAGGTAGAGTGGAGGTTTGTTGTGCCTGTTTGGCGCGGTACATTTTTGAGTCGGCGATGTCGATCAACGATTTTGAGTCCGTGCCGTCATCGGGGTAAAGGCTGATGCCAACGCTGATACTGATCGGCATTTGCCGGTCGCCGATAGACCATGGCTGGCCGAATTGCAGTTTGATTTTATCGACCGCGAGCTGAGCGTCTTCGCGGCTGGCGGGATGGGGCAGCAAAACCACGAACTCGTCGCCGCCGTATCGGGCAACGGTATCCTCGCCCGATACGCATGCACTCAAGCGCTGCGCTGTTTCCATAAGCACAGCGTCGCCCACATGATGACCCAGAGTGTCGTTGATCCTCTTTAACCCGTTGAGATCCAGAAACAACAGGGCGAAGCTGCCTCCGCTGCGCTGGCCTCCGGTAATGGCGTCTGCAAGCCGTGTGAGCAGTTCCCTGCGGTTAGGCAGGTTGGTCAACTCATCGACACTGGCTGCACGGAAGATCTCGCTCAGCGTCACTTCGGCCGCTTGCACTTCGCTTTGAATGCGCAGCATGCCCAGTACCAGCTGTTCATTTGCTGCCAGCAGTTTTTCCGTTTCATGGGAGGGCTTCATGGCACATCTCACTGAGAGTTTGGCGGGCTGCGTGTAACCGTTTACTCGTCTCGCAACCGCTGCGACGGACGCCCACCCAGCAATCCTTCCCGATTGCGCAATGGCTGACCGACCACGATCCCTTCATCGCTGATCTCATAAAGCCGCAACTCGTCGGAGTGAGCGCTGGCGCGCACCTTGACGACAGCCATCACGCGCAGCAAGCGGCTGTCGACCTCGATGTAGCGCTGGACGATGATGGCGTCGGTCATGAACGCCGTGCCATAAGGGCTGAAGCGAAGATCGGTGTAGCGATCTTCCAGTTCGGAGGTCATCAGGATGCTGACACCTGCCTGGCTCAAGGCGCTCA
The DNA window shown above is from Pseudomonas sp. BSw22131 and carries:
- a CDS encoding DUF2628 domain-containing protein, with the translated sequence MSTTEQVQGTSKYSAKWQERFAFFDTNGAPGDPRYKAALKTLPTFGKKVLINANVIAFFFGPIYLFVLGLWKKNLALLGTIFLVYVVLVVIFAILGMEFPKALDNGLGVGFSFTYAIVTNYAYYLKEVKGEQGWNPFKGMRF
- a CDS encoding potassium transporter Kup, translated to MLVAAVGVVYGDIGTSPLYTLKEVFSGHYGVQANEAGVLGILSLIFWSLIWVVSAKYVLFILRADNQGEGGIMALTALARRASAHYPLLSKTLVLLGVFGAALFYGDSMITPAISVLSAVEGLQLAFDGIENWVVPLSVVVLVGLFLIQRHGTARLGVLFGPVMVLWFTVLGGLGIYGILQRPEVLQALNPVWAVNFFAAYPGIGITILGAVVLALTGAEALYADMGHFGRKPIARAWFLLVLPGLALNYFGQGALILGNPEAVRNPFYLLAPEWALLPMVALSTLATIIASQAVISGAFSLTRQAMQLGYVPRMFIQHTSSQEQGQIYIGAVNWMLMVGVVLLVIGFESSSALAAAYGVAVTGTMLITTILASAVVLLLWKSPRWFAIPMLVGFLLVDILFFSANAAKIFQGGAFPVVAGIVLFILMTTWKKGRRIILERLDETSLQLPAFIDSIRAQSPHRVRGTAVFLTAKADGVPHALLHNLLHNQVLHERVVLLTVVSEDTPRVSPDRRFEIQAQGEGFYRVSLHFGFIEQPDVPQALKLCQMNDLRFDPMKTTFFLSRETVISTSRTGMSRWRERLFSVMLKNANGNLKYFKLPLNRVIELGTQVEM
- a CDS encoding Crp/Fnr family transcriptional regulator, translating into MLVPPQRTHNYLLAALNHEEFKRLAPHLEPVTLTLGQVLCEPGDTLSHVYFPIDCIVSLVHVTQSGESAEIAVVGNEGLVGIALFMGGDSTSSRAVVQSAGNAFRLPGQKIKMEFERHGDLLLLMLRYTQALITQISQTALCNRHHSIDQQLCRWLLLSLDRLRSNQLNMTQELIANMLGVRREGVTEAAGKLQRLGVIEYNRGLIKVLDRQKLEALSCECYSAVKAETDRLQNYIPHRDK
- a CDS encoding cupin, encoding MKHTDAANALQTLMLKANGGIPNNPTLPVLIYPAALDVTGADPASLFERTFAANGWPPQWRYGVFTYHHYHTRGHEVLGVYAGKARLMLGGPNAHVIEVKAGDVLLLPAGTGHCNLGSSNDFRVVGAYPPGQEGDINRDPATPAQIAQIAHLPFPHTDPVLGNDGGVVEHWRS
- a CDS encoding glutamate decarboxylase translates to MALHKTVEIQDQAIEDVYSSGSSQHKLPKYRLPNQSTTPSAAYNLVRDELLLDGNSRQNLATFCTTWVEPEVKQLMADALDKNMIDKDEYPQTAEIENRCVHIIADLWHAPKSWQTVGCSTTGSSEAAMLGGLALKWSWKKRREAAGLPTDKPNFVCGPVQICWKKFARYFDVEIREVPLRGNALGLLPADLREYCDDNTIGVIATLGVTFTGIYEPVAALAAELDAMQRDLGLDIPIHVDAASGGFIAPFIQQELEWDFVIERVKSINASGHKYGLAPLGVGWVIWRSTDDLPEELIFYVDYLGGNMATFALNFSRPGGEIIAQYYNFLRLGRDGYTRIQQACSDTAQWLAAEILKFPSLELVYNGKDGLPAVCYKLKDGIDHGFTLYDLSERVRMRGWQIASYPLPSDRQNIVVQRVLVRHGVSRDLVALLLDDLRKALDYLQKNRVEHSDAGPSFSHGAIATPVIPADTPNVA
- a CDS encoding aspartate:alanine exchanger family transporter, encoding MNAFFTFLQHNPYILLFLVVGLSVWVGRGTIKGYGLGAVAGAIVIGCAIATWASYYGVHFELDNFTKSLFYYLFMYGVGLRVGPSFINSLKGDGLKFTFLAILSSFLGLGIVVLGVRLLALPVGAAGGILAGSQTMSAAIGSAEQAITSGVVPLPPGTTAAAATAMIALSYGITYIWGTVGIILICKYLPRWWRVDARKAAKDYEIEHGVPNVDDAGLSGYRPFDLRAYRLVNQELAGRSIAQFRERFALYQIENVERGDKLLGADPALVLQLGDVIALGGSLDALTDHMGLIGPEVPDARALNIPLDEAVILVTHHDAIGKALKDFSQSPIAGQVQLVGIERGGAPIPVGLETRLQRLDVMHLIGLRSAIDKATALLGKVARPSTATDLLTLSLGMVLGLLIGLIQVPAFGAAVGLGNAGGLLVSGIIVSSLVSRVRFFGNTPNAARNILEDMGLIFFVAIVGVNAGANLVSQISAIIALKIFFLGFVACTIPPFIVWAVGFHVFKINPAILMGGVAGARSHSGPAREAAKEIDSTVPWIGFPVAYAVSGILLTVFGYFAMILAQ
- a CDS encoding diguanylate cyclase domain-containing protein yields the protein MKPSHETEKLLAANEQLVLGMLRIQSEVQAAEVTLSEIFRAASVDELTNLPNRRELLTRLADAITGGQRSGGSFALLFLDLNGLKRINDTLGHHVGDAVLMETAQRLSACVSGEDTVARYGGDEFVVLLPHPASREDAQLAVDKIKLQFGQPWSIGDRQMPISISVGISLYPDDGTDSKSLIDIADSKMYRAKQAQQTSTLPSAIPAALMMQMREANGALVLAALNAQALQEQAEATLRQEKFILAMVAHELRAPLAPLSLSTEMLANVNTKDVPRLHAIIGRHIEHLTRLVEDLVDVSRASTGKLRLTLKTIDFSQVIQQAIDVCEPLISAKHQTLQVNACAVTSYIDADQLRLTQVLSNLLGNASKFSPTHGVIALSYSVEGQWARIEVSDDGVGISAHALPMIFEPFIQDEHALSINKKGLGIGLTVVRELVKAHGGNVAAHSNGLGLGSRFTLLLPLSELSDSHHQAPELQ
- a CDS encoding ABC transporter ATP-binding protein codes for the protein MLRAFEQWLDPFPPDEVPPPPDGLARFLWACTRGARGYILALAVLSAGVSMYEAWLFSFLGQVVDLLSTWQSGGEAAMQETRVLWGIGIVLVTSIGLVALRTMVQHQILAINLPLRLRWDFHRLMLRQSLSFFSDEFSGRVTTKVMQTALSVREVLFTLIEIAPGIGVYFIAIIALAGGFDLKLMLPFIAWVTLFGLAMLYFVPRLGKVGQEQANARSSMTGRISDAYTNITTVKLFSHSKREAHFARAAMEDFKLTGLRQMRLVSQFEIVNQALVVGLIMGAGGYALWLWHQGEVGTGAVAAITAMALRINGMSHWIMWQMTSLFENIGTVQDGMATLARGPKVQDAPDAAGLVTTGGAVTFDNVSFNYNGERQVLDALSLTIRPGEKIGLVGRSGAGKSTLINLLLRFYDVDKGEIRIDGQNIAQVTQDSLRSAIGMVTQDTSLLHRSIRDNIAYGRPDATDAQIRSAAANAQADGFISQLSDKQGHSGYDTLVGERGIKLSGGQRQRVAIARVMLKNAPILLLDEATSALDSEVEVAIQESLDEMMQGKTVIAIAHRLSTIAAMDRLIVMDDGRIIEQGTHAELLGKNGTYARLWHHQSGGFLGEDQGVAETTE